In Halorhabdus tiamatea SARL4B, a genomic segment contains:
- the dcd gene encoding dCTP deaminase gives MILSDADILDRLEAGDLVVEPLDEPDLQIQPASIDLRLGREFLEFQHANIPCIHPTSEQEVAEYVEETVVDDDGEFILHPGDFVLGTTVETVEIPDDLIAHVEGRSSLGRLAVVVHATAGLADPGYRGQITLELSNLGTAPVALTPGMRISQLTFTELSSPAERPYGEERGSKYQGQEGPQASRIQGDREFGGDQ, from the coding sequence ATGATCCTCTCGGACGCGGACATTCTCGACCGGCTCGAAGCGGGCGACCTCGTGGTCGAGCCACTCGACGAGCCGGACCTTCAGATCCAGCCTGCCAGCATCGACCTCCGACTCGGCCGTGAGTTCCTCGAGTTCCAGCACGCCAACATCCCCTGTATCCATCCGACGAGCGAGCAGGAAGTCGCCGAGTACGTCGAGGAGACTGTCGTCGACGACGACGGCGAGTTCATTCTCCATCCCGGCGACTTCGTGCTCGGGACGACCGTCGAGACCGTCGAGATCCCCGACGACCTGATCGCCCACGTCGAGGGGCGCTCGTCGCTCGGCCGTCTTGCAGTTGTGGTGCACGCGACAGCGGGGCTGGCAGACCCCGGGTACCGGGGTCAGATCACGCTCGAACTCTCGAATCTCGGCACCGCGCCGGTCGCGCTCACGCCGGGCATGCGCATCTCCCAGTTGACCTTCACCGAGTTGAGTAGCCCCGCCGAGCGCCCCTACGGCGAGGAGCGCGGCTCGAAGTATCAGGGCCAGGAAGGGCCGCAGGCGTCCCGGATCCAGGGGGACAGGGAATTCGGAGGCGACCAATGA
- a CDS encoding DUF1508 domain-containing protein: MSTDLSQNRRLNEWYERRIGQPGTDDEVTGYWIFVLGLLLGILGIFMVIISEPASALRGWGIVAGAIALALLVAGPLVRLPLDQYASILIIVGLFVSIAGVLWFTIEYPANWRPQSSPIIAVYAVGLLIMAVGGVFAPLLMTRSEAEASQLRLDLADAIADETDLAGVVDDLRAALEDADADEDDLAREIDRLQSELTDSTADEADLSAQLRTLRTSQSRFELYEDTGGQWRWRLRHRNGNMIANGGEGYTRKHNAQKGIAGVRRDALGAELLLIESEDQLPAAEETFEPVEEVESQAAFEVYEDNAGEHRFRLRHDNGNVLCDSGEGYDSRSNLTRAIDRLREYVGPAAYLRFDPTGFEIYEDAAGQYRWRLVHRNGNVLADGGQGYSRYHDARRAVDRLRENLDDYEFEVYEDAAGEFRWRLQSSNDRIVADSGEGYNDRDGAETAVERVEKYAPDADALDVGPAAFEIYEDAGGASRWRLRHRNGNILADSGQGYDDRSGARDGIESVKRNGPNAEIEDV; encoded by the coding sequence ATGTCAACTGACCTCTCACAGAACCGTCGACTCAACGAGTGGTACGAACGGCGGATCGGCCAGCCCGGGACCGACGACGAGGTGACTGGCTATTGGATCTTCGTCCTCGGGCTGTTGCTCGGGATCCTCGGGATCTTCATGGTGATCATCAGCGAGCCGGCCTCGGCGCTCCGTGGCTGGGGGATCGTCGCCGGCGCGATCGCACTGGCCTTGCTCGTTGCTGGTCCACTCGTTCGCCTCCCCTTAGATCAGTACGCCTCGATCCTGATTATCGTCGGGCTGTTCGTCAGTATCGCCGGCGTCCTGTGGTTCACGATCGAATACCCGGCCAACTGGCGACCACAGTCGAGCCCGATCATCGCCGTCTACGCGGTCGGGCTGCTGATCATGGCTGTCGGTGGCGTCTTCGCCCCGCTGTTGATGACCCGTTCTGAAGCGGAAGCGAGTCAGCTCCGGCTCGATCTCGCCGACGCTATCGCCGACGAGACAGATCTGGCAGGTGTCGTCGACGACCTCCGGGCGGCACTCGAAGACGCCGACGCCGACGAGGACGATCTCGCGAGGGAGATCGACCGGCTACAGTCGGAGTTGACCGACAGCACCGCCGACGAGGCCGACCTCTCGGCTCAACTCCGGACACTTCGAACCAGCCAGTCCCGGTTCGAACTCTACGAGGACACCGGCGGGCAGTGGCGCTGGCGACTCCGCCACCGCAACGGTAACATGATCGCCAACGGCGGCGAGGGCTACACCCGCAAACACAACGCCCAGAAAGGGATCGCGGGTGTCCGCCGGGACGCTCTCGGCGCGGAACTCCTGTTGATAGAATCTGAGGACCAACTCCCCGCGGCGGAGGAGACCTTCGAACCAGTCGAGGAGGTCGAGAGCCAGGCGGCCTTCGAGGTCTACGAGGACAACGCCGGGGAGCATCGCTTTCGGCTGCGTCACGACAACGGGAACGTTCTGTGTGACTCCGGTGAGGGCTATGACTCCCGGAGTAACCTCACGCGGGCAATCGACCGGCTCCGGGAGTACGTCGGCCCGGCGGCGTACCTCCGGTTCGATCCGACCGGCTTCGAGATCTACGAGGACGCGGCCGGCCAGTACCGCTGGCGGCTCGTCCACCGCAACGGGAACGTCCTCGCCGACGGCGGGCAGGGCTACTCGCGGTATCACGACGCCCGCCGTGCCGTCGACCGGCTCCGGGAGAACCTCGACGACTACGAGTTCGAGGTCTACGAGGACGCGGCCGGCGAGTTCCGCTGGCGGTTGCAGTCGAGCAACGACCGGATCGTCGCCGACAGCGGCGAGGGATACAACGACCGCGACGGGGCCGAGACAGCCGTCGAACGCGTCGAGAAATACGCCCCCGACGCCGACGCTCTCGACGTCGGGCCGGCCGCCTTCGAGATCTACGAGGACGCCGGCGGGGCCTCGCGCTGGCGGCTGCGCCACCGCAACGGCAACATCCTCGCCGACAGCGGGCAGGGTTACGACGACCGCTCGGGTGCCCGCGACGGGATCGAGAGCGTCAAGCGCAACGGCCCGAACGCCGAGATCGAAGACGTCTGA